The Sulfurihydrogenibium azorense Az-Fu1 genome contains the following window.
CCTAAAAGGATGTTTACACCTTTCCCAATCTCTCCTACTACTTTACCTTCAATTTCTACCTTGGACTGTAATACCCTTTGGACAACTGCTATCATCTTTTCATAATTCCGTAGAATAACTCTGATATTAAACCTTCTGGGTTTCTTATTATAGGGCCTTCTCTGTTTTCCATTACGTATGCAAAGACTTTTGCCTGTATTAAACCTACAAAGAGCATAACAGTTTCTTTAGGGTCTATGTCTTCCCTTACTATTCCTTCATTTATACCTTTTTCTATAATCTGGGATAACTTTTCTTTATAACTTTCTACAAATCCATGGAGTATATCAAAAAATTTTTTATTACCAGAACGGCTAAACTCAAAACATAAAATCGGTACAGCTCCTTTTGTTTCTTCTAAAACTTTTATGTGCTCTCTCATAACCTGTTTTAGGGTTTCTTCTGTGGATAAATTCATAGCTATTGCTCTGTCTACATTTTGGGAGCATCTTGATATGTATCTGTTTATAATCTCAACGATAATTTCATCTAGAGATGTAAAATGCTTATAAATTGCCGCATCTGTAATCCCAACTTTACTCCCAATGTTTTTTGCAGTAAATTTTCTCAATCCTTCCTTTACTATTATTTCTGCACCAGCTAGTATTATTTTTTCTTTTGTTGAAAGGTCTTCAACTGTTTGAAGCATCTCCACACCTCTTTTTATATTAGTAAAATATTACAAAACTCTTTTAAGTTCATAGAAGCTCCAGCTGCGTTTCTGTGTCCTCCACCGTTTAACATCTTTGCTAAATCCAGAGCAGAAGGGTTATGATGGTCAAGACTTCTAAAACTTAGTTTTACGTAATCTCCGTTTATAGAAAAAAGACAAACAGCTTCATTATG
Protein-coding sequences here:
- a CDS encoding TetR/AcrR family transcriptional regulator — encoded protein: MLQTVEDLSTKEKIILAGAEIIVKEGLRKFTAKNIGSKVGITDAAIYKHFTSLDEIIVEIINRYISRCSQNVDRAIAMNLSTEETLKQVMREHIKVLEETKGAVPILCFEFSRSGNKKFFDILHGFVESYKEKLSQIIEKGINEGIVREDIDPKETVMLFVGLIQAKVFAYVMENREGPIIRNPEGLISELFYGIMKR